AATTTATGACTGTATTGGGTCTGTTTTTGATATGGAAGTGAAAAAAATCCATGTAGCGACTGATTTCCTCGTTGGCTGCCGACCGGATCTAGAAGGGCCATTACTCGGGGACAAAGCTGGGTGTGCTGTGTTTGACAACAGCAAAATCAAAAGACTTGTCCCGGATTTCATCGCAACGAAACGGTTCGATGAAGGAGTAAGAGAAGCAATTGAACATATCTTGGCCTATCCGGAACTGCAAAAGACCGACGAGGAATTTGACCGTTTCTGTGACAAGCTGATTAATGTGCAGCAGGCAGGTTTAAATATGTTCAAAGAATTATTCTGAAGAGAGTGAGAAAAAGTAAAAAATAAAAACTGAAGGATTGCAGAAGAGATGGATTTGAAAACGGATTAAACATATAAAATTCAACATAGTGAGTGGTTAACACTTTGATGAAAAGAGCATGTTTTTTCATAACATGCTCTCAGGCTGTTGACACACGCCCGCTTTCGGCGTCACTTGCCGGCTGTGAATGCTCATGACCCCGAAAAGGTCACTCCGCTTCCCAGCCGGCGGTGTTCCTGGAAAGACAGACGTTTTCAATCAGCCTGCTTTCTTACTTTATCTACATTCTCAGAGCATGTTTTTTCGAGTATGCTCTTTTTTAATGACATAAATCTATATACATAACAAAAAACTAAAAACCTTAAAAGTGATTAGAAAAAAGTTAGCTTAAGAGCAGTTTATATAAACTTGGTGGTTTTAACATAAGCAATTGATAAATCAATGCAAAAATGTATCCGGATACAAAAAAACAAATTTTTTGAAAAAAAGGTGTAGACAAACGCTTTCAACAGTTGTATAGTGTTCACATAAGCTAGTTGTCATACAAGTACACAAGTTAACAAGTAATTAAGTTTACATCTTAAATTATGACAGAGGTGATTGTAGTGAAAGAAGTAAGTGTTGCGGAACTACAAGAAAAAGCGATTGAGCTTAGAAAAACAGCCATTACAATGATTTTTGAAGCTCAGTCCGGACATCCAGGGGGGTCATTATCCGCTGCAGATATCATCACCGCCCTTTATTTTAAAGAAATGAATATAGATCCCCAAAATCCGAAATGGGAAGACCGGGACCGTTTCGTTCTCTCAAAAGGCCATGTAGCCCCTATTCAATATGCTGCCTTGGCGCTCCGAGGCTTTGTTCCATATGAAAACGTATACAAGCTTAGACAATACGGATCGCCATTCCAGGGTCATCCTGATATGAAGAAATGCCCGGGCATCGATATTTCAACCGGTTCACTAGGCCAGGGACTTTCCTGCGGCGTCGGTATGGCACTTGCAGGCAAACGAGACGAAAAAGATTATCGGGTATTCGCTATGGTAGGCGACGGGGAGTGCCAGGAAGGGCAAATTTGGGAAGCGGTTCAAACAGCCGTAAAATACAACCTGGATAACTTAATTGTCTTTGTCGATAATAACCGCTTGCAAATTGATGGCTTCTGTGAGGAAATTATGCCTCTGCAGGACATCGAGAAAAAGTTTGAAGTATTCGGTTTTGAAACGAAACGAATTGATGGACACTCGATGGAAGAGATCGTGCAGACATTAGATGAAGTAACAAAAGCGAAAAATGGAAAGCCGAAATGCATTGTAGCCGACACGATTAAAGGCAAAGGCGTTTCTTATATGGAAGACGTCTGCTCATGGCATGGTGTAGCGCCAAATGAAAAGGAATATGAGCAAGCACTAGAAGAATTAGCAGGAGGTTTAAAATCATGAGCCTGACTGAAAAAGCAGTAATTACAAAAAAAGCGACAAGGGAAGCTTTCGGTGATGAAATCGTTAAATTAGGAAAAGAAAATAAAAATATTTACGTAGTAGATATTGATATCGGCAAGTCATGTAAAACAGGAGAATTCATTAAGCAGCTTCCTAATCAGCATGTGAACGTCGGGATTGCGGAGCAGAACGGTGCCGGCCTGGCAGCAGGTCTTGCAACAACTGGTAAAATTCCATTTGTAAGCACTTACGCTGTTTTTGGCTCGCTGCGGATGGCAGAACAAATCCGCCAGGAAGTATGCTATCCAAACTTGAATGTAAAGATCGCCTGCTCACACGGCGGACTGACTCCAGGAAATGACGGGGGAAGCCATCAGGCGATTGAAGATATGGGCGTTTTAAGATCATTTCCAAATATGACGGTCATTATGGGTTCTGACTACTATTCAACAAGAAAACTGATCGAGCAGGCAGCGAATACGTATGGTCCAATGTATCTCCGCTTTACGCGTGACGCGGTGCCGGTTATTTATGACGAAAATGAAGAATTCATCATCGGAAAAGCCAAGAAATTAAAGAACGGAAAAGATATTGCAATTATCGCGAATGGTGATACCGTATACCTTGCCTTAGAAGCGGCCAAGCAGCTGGAAGAACAAGGGGTTTCAGTAACGCTTTTAGATATGCATACGATTAAGCCTCTAGACAGGGAAGCAGTAGTAGAGTGCCTTGATATCGGAAACATCGTGACTGTGGAGGATCATAACATCCTGAACGGTCTGGGAAGTGCTGTATGTGAAGTAGCAGCGGAAGAAGGACGAGGCCGAGTGAAACGAATTGGAGTTCAGGACCAGTTTGGAGAATCAGCTCCTTATGAAAAGCTGATGGAAATCAACGGCATTACCATTGAAAACATTGTTCAAACAGCAAAAGAAATGCTTTAAAAATAAAATATGAAAATAGGAGTACGCCATGTTTACATTAAATGATAAAGTAGCTGTAGTGACTGGAAGCGGTTCCGAAAAAGGAATTGGACGGACGATTGCATTAACGCTTGCGGAGCAGGGTGCTTCGATTGTGGTAGCTGATATGAATCCAGCCGGTATTTGGGATACAGTAGAAGCGATTACGGAAAATGGCGGAAAAGCCATCGGGGTAGAAGTGAATGTAACAAACAAGGAATCAGTTGACCAAATGGTAGCCAAAACGCTTGAGGCGTTCGGACGTATTGATATTTTGGTGAACAATGCTGGAATTTCTCAAAAAGTAACCGTTGAAGATATGACACTCGAAGATATGACAAGAGTATTCAACGTCAATATGTTTGGTTTGTTCTTGTGCACACAAGCTGTCTTGGCCACAATGAAAAAACAGCAATATGGCCGCATTATCAGCTTATCTTCTGTATCTGCCAAAAGAGGCGGCGGCGTCTTTGGCGGGGCTCATTACTCCGCTTCTAAAGCAGCTGTATTAGGTTTTTCTAAAAACCTTGCCCGGGAAGTGGGGCAGGATGGCATCACAGTAAACTGTGTAGCTCCCGGCCTTGTAAATACAGATATATGGAAATCACTTCCTGAAGAAGATGCGAAAAAGGTCATCGACAGCATCCCAATGGCACGTCCGGGTGAAACAAAAGAGATTGCTGCAACGATTGCGTTCCTGGCCTCTCAGGAAGCGTCTTACATTACTGGTGAAGAGATCGATATTAACGGCGGTTCACATATGGATTAAGGTTCAACGGAGCAGGCATATTCTATATGCCTGACCCGTTTCTTTCCTGAAAACAAGTCAATAAGCTGGCGGTTTTCGACCCATGAAAAAAGCAGTTTTTGTAAGCGCTTAATAGGAATGCCATTACATCTTTTACTTCCCGGTAAAGGAATCTCGCCTTTTCAAAAAAGAACGGATAATTAGTTAGTTTATTTCTAAGCTTTGGAACATGGCAACAAGAAGGAAGGCAAAACAAGCTTAAGGGGGAATTATAATGGACCAACTCGCATTAGAGCGTTCCACTACTCGTAAAGTAACACTCCGATTGATTCCATTTTTGTTCTTATGTTTTATTATTGCTATTTTAGACCGTGTTAACATCGGGTTTGCTGCCCTGCAAATGAATGAAGATTTAGGATTTTCCAATGCTGTATTTGGGTTAGGAGCCGGAATTTTCTTCATCGGGTACTTCCTATTAGAAGTACCAGGAAGCGCAATGATGACTAAAATTGGAGCTAGAAAATGGATTAGCCGGATCATGGTCACATGGGCTGTTATCGCCATATTAATGGCGTTTGTTAAAGAGCCGTGGCAGTTCTACACAGCCCGCTTTTTATTAGGTGTAGCAGAAGCAAGCTTTTATCCATGTATGGTGTATTACTTAAGTGGTTTTTACCAAACAAAACACCATGCAAAAGCAATTGCTGGTTTTATGCTGGCCATTCCGGGTGCTAATGCACTGGGTTCTCCGCTTTCCACCTTTCTTTTAGGAATTGACTGGCTTGGTATGGCCGGCTGGCAATGGCTGTTTATTTTAGAAGCGATTCCAGCGCTTATTCTCGGTGTTATTGCATTTTTCTACCTGGATGACAAAATAGAGGATGTAAAATGGCTGAATAGAGATGAAAAGAAGTGGCTTATCGACATAACAACAAAAGAAAGATTGGAAAAAGAAGAGGTTAAGCATTATACATTCGCCCAAGCTTTAAAAGATCGTGATGTGTTAATTCTATCGATTGGTTACTTCTGCTGGATGGTTGGCTACTACGGCATTAATATGTTCCTGCCGACTATTTCGCAAGGATTATCCCAAACGACTTCTTTAAGCACGCAAGGTATGGGCTGGCTGTTAGGTCTTATGTATGCCTGTGCAATGGTCGTGATGATTTTGGTCGGCAACCATTCTGATAAGAAAAATGAAAGACGCTTGCATGTGGCCGCTTGTTTAACAGTTAGTGCCATTGCCATGATTGTCAGCAGTTATGTAGCAGATTCAAATGTTGTATTAGCATTTGTATTTTTAACTATTGCGTTATGTGGCGCATTTGGTGCCTACTCTCCATTTTGGGCGATTCCGCCTTCTTTCTTAACAGGAGCTGCAGCAGGTGGTGCCATTGCGCTAATTAACAGTATTGGAAATCTTGGCGGATTTTTCGGACCATATATTGTTGGCTACATTAAAGATGTAACTGGCTCATTTAATACGAGCATGATTTTCTTAGGCATTAGCATGATTCTTGCTTCGCTTATTATTGTTTTCCTGGTTAAACAATCAGGGAAAGCGCTAAAAGTAGAAAATAGCTCAGAGAAATCCGGCCTGGAAAAGTCTAGCTGAAAGAATCGATTTTAACAAGACATACGGTAGAAATCTTTCATATTCTGGCCCATCTTCGAAAACAAAGAAAAATTCCTAATCTTCTAAGAGGTGTGTTAATCATGAAAAAGCTGGGAGTCTTAACAAGTGGAGGAGATGCTCCAGGAATGAATGCGGCTATTCGAGCTGTCGTTAAAGCAGCCCATCACTACGGGGCAGAGGTTATGGGGATCCAAGGCGGCTATCAAGGTTTGATTGACGGGACGATGTATCCTCTGACTCTTTCAGGTGTCGAAAACATATCGAACAAAGGCGGTACGATCCTGCAAACCTCCAGATCTTTAGAATTTATGGAGGACGCCGGGAGAATGAAGGCAGTTCGCACATTAAGGGAATGTGAAATAGATGCGGTGGTCGTTATCGGCGGGGAAGGTTCTTTAAAAGGAGCCCAGAAATTGCACCAGCTGGGCGTAAAGATAGCTGGCATCCCGGGTACAATTGATAATGATATGCCATATACAGATTACTCCATTGGATTTGACACTACACTAAACACAGTGCTTGACTGCGTCGGGAAAATCAAGGATACAGGATTTTCTCATAGTAAAACGACTATCGTGGAAGTGATGGGAAGATACTGCGGCGATCTGGCTCTTTATTCCGCTCTGGCAGGGGAGGGAGAAATCATCTCCACTCCAGAAAGAAAACTGGACTTTGAGACAATCTGCCGCCAATTGCAAGAAAGAATCAGCAGCGGGAAAAAGGATAATGTCGTCATTATTACAGAAAGAATGTATGACCTTCCTTCTCTGCAGCAATACATTGAAGAAAAACTGCAGATTGAGGTAAGAACGATGATTTTAGGTTTTATCCAAAGAGGAGGAGATCCTTCTGCTTTTGACCGGGTCCTGGCCAACAAACTAGGTGTAAAAGCAGTGGAGCTGCTGATACAGGGCCAATCTGGACAGGCGGTCGGCATGAAAGAAAACAAAATTATCTGCAAAGACATTGAAACGATCGATCAGGCATCTATAAACAAACGAGATGATTATCAATTACTTGAAATGCTTTTACAGTGAAAATGAAACGTCTATATGTCCATCAGATTAGTTTAACTTAAGAAAACGTTCAGCATTCTTAAAGGCCTTTTTAAATAAGAGGAATAGAGGCGATAAATCATGGTAAAGGAATTAAAAGTGAAGCAAGATACGATTGTATGCCAGGTTTGTGAAGAAGTGATCGATACAGCTCATAGTCCTGAAGGTGTTAAAGTGTTATATGGAATATGTCCGAGATGCTTGGGATTAGAAAACCAAAAAGAAGCATAACAAGCAAAGGAAAAGGCGTATATCGACAGGCAGCAAGCCTGTCGATATACGCCTTTATTTTATTTGTTTTTATAAAAAGAGGAAGCGCCTTTAACAAGGCACTTCAAATAACCAGATCATAAAGCTCAGCTTTTCCAATAGCGGTCATATAAATTTTGCATATGGGCGGTCATGCGTTCGACTGCTTCTTTTTCATTGCGATCCTCGATCGCTTGAATAAGCAGTTTATGCTCTTGGAAGTTCACTTCCTGATAATCTGACCGGGTAACGGTCCGGTCCCGAATAAACTGCCACATTTCCTGCTGCTTCATTGCACTCGTAATGGAAGACATAAACGTGATAAATAAATCATTATGCGACGCTTTAGCAATGCCCATATGTAGTTGTTCATCCGTTTCGGGAACATAGATGCCAGAACGCGTTTCCTCTTCCATTTTTTTAATCGTCTGTTTTAGTTCCTCTATATCCTCATCCGTCGCTCGTAAAGCAGCAAATTTGATAATTAATGGCTCGATATTCATTCTCGCTTCTACGATATCCTCTGGAGATACCGACTCAAGGGATTGTGAATTTCCATTTATGATATGCGTGCTTTTCACAAATACCCCTTCTCCCTGGCGGGAATAAATGATACCATTCATTTCCAATGCACTAAGAGCCTGTCTGACAGGTGCACGGCTGACGCCGAACTGGGCGCACAATTCTCTTTCCGAAGGAAGTTTATCTCCTACTTTAAAAGAGCCTGCCTGAATTTCCGCAAGAATTTGGTTATAAATTTGAATATATAATTTTTTGCTGGATACAGGATTGAAATTAATAAAAATCACTTCTTTCAATGGTTATTAGTTGTCATACAAGTACTATTATTATATACTTTTCCCTTTTGTAGGGCAAAATAATTATGTGATTCTTGACTAAGAAGGCATTTAAAAAAGAGGAATTGAAACAGCTTTTTCTTGCTCTCAAGGAAAGGGATAAATCGCTTTAGCCAATAATAAAATAAGACTTACCAGAAAAAATCATTGAATCATGAAAGCCCTATCAAAAACAATTGACAGGTCTTTGATGTTTAGTTATACTTTAATTGCGGTAAACATAGTATACAAGTAGACAAGTTATGGAGGGAGGGAATAAATTGGGAACTTTAATCTGCTACACTTGTAATGCCACAATTGGTCACTTTGAGGATGAAAAAGTTACGTTTCTTTATTCTAATTGCGAATGTGAGAACTGCAGCCAGAACAATGAAGATAACGAATGAATAGATAATAACAGTGCGCGGAGTTGTTTTTTTGATATTTAATGAAAGGGATTACAAAAAGCAGGATTGGCTTATAAAAGCCAATCCTGCTATAAAATTAAAGGAAATGAAAGTACATAATGAGACAGCCAGTTAAGAAAAAACCATTTTAAGAGGAGAGAATCGCATGAAAATCGTCATTGCATCTGACCATGGAGGGGTAACGATTCGAAAAGAGATCGCCGCTCTTTTAGAAGAAATGCAGGTAGAATATATTGATTTAGGGTGTGGCTGCGGGGCTTCTGTTGATTATCCCGACTATGCACGCCTGGCCGCAGATAAAGTCGCCAGCAGGGAAGTGGATCGGGGCATTTTAGTATGCGGAACGGGTATAGGCATGAGTATTGCGGCCAATAAAGTAAAAGGAATCCGCTGTGCCCTTGTACATGATACTTTCAGTGCCAGAGCGACACGGGAACATAATAACTCGAATATGCTGGCAATGGGTGAACGGGTTATTGGTCCGGGGCTGGCCCGCGATATTGTGAAGATTTGGCTCGAAACGCCCTTTGAATCGGGAGGACGGCATGAAAATCGTGTAAATAAAATTGAGGAAATGGAACAGGTGTGACCTTAAATTTAGGTTTCATATAACGCTTAGGCCGGTAATAGTAGAAGCTGTTCTGTTCATCTAGCAGCGGATCTGCCACTGGATGTTTATCTTATAATGGATAATCCAGATATATGGATGTTTGTGTAAAAGAAGGAGCAGATGTACTTATGTGTGCTTCATTATATTAATTAAAAAAAGTAAAACAGATTAAAATAATGAAAAATATTAATCTCTCTTTCTAAAATAAAAAGCAGGTATAGCCATTAGCGGTTATCCTGCTTTTTTGTATTGGTGCAAAGGTTGCTGAGCTTTATACAATGAAGTGCTGATTTTGAAATAAAAATTTAGTTAAAAAGAAAAACCGGCTTTGGCAAAAGCCAAAGCCGGTTTTCTTGTACTACTAATTGGAAGATTTTGCTGCCTCGATGGCTGCTTCGTAGTTCGGATGATTGGTTGCTTCAGGGACATACTCTACATAAATAACTTTATCATTTGAATCCAATACGAAAACAGAACGTGTCAGCAGACGAAGTTCCTCAATGCCAACGCCATAATTTTGAGCGAAAGAGAAATCACGATGGTCAGATAAAGTTTTAACATTTTCAAGACCAGCCGCTGCGCACCATCTGCTCTGGGCAAATGGAAGGTCAGCTGAAATGGTCAGCACTTCAACGTTCGCCAAGGCTGCCGCTTCTTCATTAAACCGGCGTGTTTGAGCATCACAAACGCCTGTATCAATAGATGGTACTACGCTTATAATCCGTACCTTGCCGCTTGTATCAGCCAGGGAAACCTGAGAAAGATCATTTGCCAATACAGTAAAATGAGGTGCTTGATCACCCACTTTCACTTCATTTCCAGTTAGTGTAATGGGGCTTTCTTTAAACGTTACATTTGCCATGAATGATTCCCTCCAACTTATGTAAGATAGATTTATTATAACAGGTTGTCTGCTTGTTATACAAGTGAAACCTTGTTAGATGCCTAAATTAAAAGATTAGATTGTCACTTTTTAAAATAAAAGAATTTTAAAGGTTTTTTAAGAAGGATTTTTTTATTTTAAAAAGTTGATCAAATGATTATAGGAGCTGTTTATTACAGGGTACCCTTCATAATTTATCTTTTGAAAGCGACTGTTATAGAGGCGTTTTTTTATTTTTTTAAACTAGTTACATATGCCGCTACCGCAAGAACGATTGGCTCATACAGTACTGTATAACATGAAAAAGGAGGTTAAAGCTATGTCAAGATGTTTTGAGGAAGAAAACGAGTTCAAAAAGCATAAGCGCAAGCACCGTGAAGACAAACATCATGAAGAGAAAGATGAGCATGAGGACGCAGTGGTTGTGCAGGAGGGCATTCAAAAATCAGTGATTGAACAAGAATCTGATGAACTTGTATGGATTAAAAATTCATGCAACGTTGAAGTTCAGTCTACTGATACACAGGCTGCTGTTTCTCTGCAAGTAGGCTTGCAGCTGGCTATTGCGCTCGTTGTCAGCATCACAATTGGTGATTCCGATGAAGGCGAGTCGGTTGCTCAGGAACTGTTCCAGCAATTTGACGCGGAGCAGACAAACAAGCAGAAGATTCTTGTTGAAAATTCAAAAGACGTTAAGATCACAACAACTGACACAGACCTGGCCGTCAATATCCAGGCGCTTCTGCAAGTGCTAGTTGCTTTAGTTGTTAAACTAGACGTTCTGTAATGGGAGTTTAGTAAAAAAATAAGAGAGGTGAATAATATGGCTGAAAAAAAATGGAGAGCACTGGATCACTGTGATGACAATCACAACGGTAAAAACGGTGCAGACGTTTTGCAGGAAGGCGATCAAGTTGTGTCAAACGAGCAAAAATCGTTTGAGTGGATTATCGTAAAAGACTCTGAGGATGTAGAGGTACACACAACAGATACACAGGTAGCAGTTTCCCTTCAGCTTGGCATCCAGGCAGCAATTGCTGTTGTCCTAAGCATCACAGTTGGCGATTCAGATCAGGGCAAATCAGTGCTTCAAGACCTTAAACAATTCATTAAAACAAAGCAAAAAAATACGCAGAAAACAGTTGTTGAAGGCTCTAAGCACGTAAAAGTGACGACAACTGACACAGACTTGGCTGTGAACATCCAGGCATTGCTGCAAATTCTTGTAGCAATCGTTGTGAAACTAGATGTTCTTTAATAGATAAACCAGTTTAGAGAGGGGAGAATGTATGGATACTAAGGGTAAAGACCTGGTTGAACAATTGCGTAAAATGAACGAGAAGTCTCTCCAAAATCTGGTGAAAGATTCTCGGCAAAAACGTAATAACAAGAAACTAAAAGAAGATTTCAAGAAAAGCCAGGCGAAAGCATTGGAAGAGCTGAAAAAGAAAAATGCTCCAGCGACAGATTCAAAGAACACTTCTTTGCAAGACATGCTGGACAAATTATTCTAATAATTTGTAAGAGTTGTAATAGAACGTAACGAGTTGTGAAGGTTTAGCTAAATTTCTTCAATTCTCCTTACTAGAAAAAGAAAAAGGAAATTGAATTCATACAAAAAATGAAGCACGCTGCTGCTAAAAACACCCCGCTTGAGCAAAACAAGCGGGGTGTTTAACATGAGCGCTATTTCCTCCTGGATAAAAAATGGATTTCAGCAGATATAGAAAGAAATCAAAAATTCATCAGATTGTCACCCATTCAGTCCTGATTCGTATACCATTAAAAGTAAATCGTGTTATACTAATTTGTACCAATGCAAAGTATAATCTATTATCCGAATTTCTACTGTTGGATGATGATATTGTACATAAAGCAGCCACGGGTATGCTTGAAAAAAGACTACACTTTCAAAAGGATGATCTTACATGTTACTAGACAAATCAAGAGCACAGGTTGTCGTAGAAATTAACCAGACAGCCAGCAAATTCAAATCAAGTATTGTGATTATGACAGATAACCAAACAATCGATGCTAAAAGTATTCTCGGCCTGACATACAGTATTTTAAATTCAAAATCATTTAAACTAGAAATTCACGGACCCGACGAGGAAGAAGCAAAAGTAGCCATGTCGAGCGTATTTTGGAAACACAGCCTGCCGGTCGAAGTAGTGTAAATAAAACATTTGTAAAAAGTGCAAACCACCAAAGGGTTTGCACTTTTCTTTTTGCCTGTAGTTTTAAAGACATAGTTAAAGTAATAAAAAAACAAATTTCACTTTATGCAAAATTCAATAAATAAAATAAAAGCTTTTTAAGTTTCTAAAAAAATGAATAGGTTCTTTCTTTTCTATTTTTACTTCCTATTTTAAAATAGAAAACGGTGTGAAAAATCGTTCACTGTTTATGTGTTGATAATAAGAAAGAAGGTTTATTTTTTGAAAAAATGTCGTTGCTTCTCTATGAGATTCATAAAAAATGAAAAAGCTGTCTTCAAAAAAATAACAGCCAGTACATTCATTACAAGTATGCTGATTCTGCCAGTAACTCCGTTTTCCTCTCCTGCCGAAATCTCCGCTGTGGCAGATGAAGGAACCAACGATATAGCTACGACGGCTTCTGCAAGAGCAGACAGCGTTCCATCTGCTGATTCGCTGAACCTGCATCTTAAATCAGCTGTACTTATGGAGCCGACAACGGGAAAAGTCCTTTTATCGGTAAACGCCGATACAGCTTATGCGCCGGCCAGCATGACGAAAATGATGACAGAGTATATTGTGATGGACAAAGTAAAAAAAGGCGAAATAAGCTGGAACGATACCGTAACGGTGAAAGCAAATGCGGATCAAACAATTGGTGCCAGTGTGTATCTAGCCGAAGGTGAACAGCACACCGTAAAAGAGCTGTACACAGCGATGGCCCTGCATTCTGCGAATGATGCAGCGGTTGCCCTTGCTGAATTTGCAGCCGGCTCGGAAGCCGAGTTTGTCAAGCTGATGAACGAAGAAGCGAAACGGATGGGAATGACGAAAACCCAATATATCAATGCGACA
The genomic region above belongs to Domibacillus sp. DTU_2020_1001157_1_SI_ALB_TIR_016 and contains:
- a CDS encoding spore coat protein, which produces MSRCFEEENEFKKHKRKHREDKHHEEKDEHEDAVVVQEGIQKSVIEQESDELVWIKNSCNVEVQSTDTQAAVSLQVGLQLAIALVVSITIGDSDEGESVAQELFQQFDAEQTNKQKILVENSKDVKITTTDTDLAVNIQALLQVLVALVVKLDVL
- the tpx gene encoding thiol peroxidase, which produces MANVTFKESPITLTGNEVKVGDQAPHFTVLANDLSQVSLADTSGKVRIISVVPSIDTGVCDAQTRRFNEEAAALANVEVLTISADLPFAQSRWCAAAGLENVKTLSDHRDFSFAQNYGVGIEELRLLTRSVFVLDSNDKVIYVEYVPEATNHPNYEAAIEAAKSSN
- a CDS encoding spore coat protein; translation: MAEKKWRALDHCDDNHNGKNGADVLQEGDQVVSNEQKSFEWIIVKDSEDVEVHTTDTQVAVSLQLGIQAAIAVVLSITVGDSDQGKSVLQDLKQFIKTKQKNTQKTVVEGSKHVKVTTTDTDLAVNIQALLQILVAIVVKLDVL
- a CDS encoding 3-oxoacyl-ACP reductase family protein, yielding MFTLNDKVAVVTGSGSEKGIGRTIALTLAEQGASIVVADMNPAGIWDTVEAITENGGKAIGVEVNVTNKESVDQMVAKTLEAFGRIDILVNNAGISQKVTVEDMTLEDMTRVFNVNMFGLFLCTQAVLATMKKQQYGRIISLSSVSAKRGGGVFGGAHYSASKAAVLGFSKNLAREVGQDGITVNCVAPGLVNTDIWKSLPEEDAKKVIDSIPMARPGETKEIAATIAFLASQEASYITGEEIDINGGSHMD
- a CDS encoding GapA-binding peptide SR1P, which codes for MEGGNKLGTLICYTCNATIGHFEDEKVTFLYSNCECENCSQNNEDNE
- the rpiB gene encoding ribose 5-phosphate isomerase B, translating into MKIVIASDHGGVTIRKEIAALLEEMQVEYIDLGCGCGASVDYPDYARLAADKVASREVDRGILVCGTGIGMSIAANKVKGIRCALVHDTFSARATREHNNSNMLAMGERVIGPGLARDIVKIWLETPFESGGRHENRVNKIEEMEQV
- a CDS encoding transketolase family protein codes for the protein MSLTEKAVITKKATREAFGDEIVKLGKENKNIYVVDIDIGKSCKTGEFIKQLPNQHVNVGIAEQNGAGLAAGLATTGKIPFVSTYAVFGSLRMAEQIRQEVCYPNLNVKIACSHGGLTPGNDGGSHQAIEDMGVLRSFPNMTVIMGSDYYSTRKLIEQAANTYGPMYLRFTRDAVPVIYDENEEFIIGKAKKLKNGKDIAIIANGDTVYLALEAAKQLEEQGVSVTLLDMHTIKPLDREAVVECLDIGNIVTVEDHNILNGLGSAVCEVAAEEGRGRVKRIGVQDQFGESAPYEKLMEINGITIENIVQTAKEML
- a CDS encoding GapA-binding peptide SR1P yields the protein MVKELKVKQDTIVCQVCEEVIDTAHSPEGVKVLYGICPRCLGLENQKEA
- a CDS encoding HPr family phosphocarrier protein, which codes for MLLDKSRAQVVVEINQTASKFKSSIVIMTDNQTIDAKSILGLTYSILNSKSFKLEIHGPDEEEAKVAMSSVFWKHSLPVEVV
- the pfkA gene encoding 6-phosphofructokinase codes for the protein MKKLGVLTSGGDAPGMNAAIRAVVKAAHHYGAEVMGIQGGYQGLIDGTMYPLTLSGVENISNKGGTILQTSRSLEFMEDAGRMKAVRTLRECEIDAVVVIGGEGSLKGAQKLHQLGVKIAGIPGTIDNDMPYTDYSIGFDTTLNTVLDCVGKIKDTGFSHSKTTIVEVMGRYCGDLALYSALAGEGEIISTPERKLDFETICRQLQERISSGKKDNVVIITERMYDLPSLQQYIEEKLQIEVRTMILGFIQRGGDPSAFDRVLANKLGVKAVELLIQGQSGQAVGMKENKIICKDIETIDQASINKRDDYQLLEMLLQ
- a CDS encoding transketolase → MTEVIVVKEVSVAELQEKAIELRKTAITMIFEAQSGHPGGSLSAADIITALYFKEMNIDPQNPKWEDRDRFVLSKGHVAPIQYAALALRGFVPYENVYKLRQYGSPFQGHPDMKKCPGIDISTGSLGQGLSCGVGMALAGKRDEKDYRVFAMVGDGECQEGQIWEAVQTAVKYNLDNLIVFVDNNRLQIDGFCEEIMPLQDIEKKFEVFGFETKRIDGHSMEEIVQTLDEVTKAKNGKPKCIVADTIKGKGVSYMEDVCSWHGVAPNEKEYEQALEELAGGLKS
- a CDS encoding MFS transporter, translating into MDQLALERSTTRKVTLRLIPFLFLCFIIAILDRVNIGFAALQMNEDLGFSNAVFGLGAGIFFIGYFLLEVPGSAMMTKIGARKWISRIMVTWAVIAILMAFVKEPWQFYTARFLLGVAEASFYPCMVYYLSGFYQTKHHAKAIAGFMLAIPGANALGSPLSTFLLGIDWLGMAGWQWLFILEAIPALILGVIAFFYLDDKIEDVKWLNRDEKKWLIDITTKERLEKEEVKHYTFAQALKDRDVLILSIGYFCWMVGYYGINMFLPTISQGLSQTTSLSTQGMGWLLGLMYACAMVVMILVGNHSDKKNERRLHVAACLTVSAIAMIVSSYVADSNVVLAFVFLTIALCGAFGAYSPFWAIPPSFLTGAAAGGAIALINSIGNLGGFFGPYIVGYIKDVTGSFNTSMIFLGISMILASLIIVFLVKQSGKALKVENSSEKSGLEKSS
- a CDS encoding FadR/GntR family transcriptional regulator translates to MIFINFNPVSSKKLYIQIYNQILAEIQAGSFKVGDKLPSERELCAQFGVSRAPVRQALSALEMNGIIYSRQGEGVFVKSTHIINGNSQSLESVSPEDIVEARMNIEPLIIKFAALRATDEDIEELKQTIKKMEEETRSGIYVPETDEQLHMGIAKASHNDLFITFMSSITSAMKQQEMWQFIRDRTVTRSDYQEVNFQEHKLLIQAIEDRNEKEAVERMTAHMQNLYDRYWKS